A genomic window from Bradyrhizobium lupini includes:
- a CDS encoding acyl-CoA dehydrogenase, with translation MNFDDTLQEAEFRATARAWIAANAPKQYEEELRKSSLGRTQLKNANILEVAKAWQKKKADAGWACLHWPKEYGGRGSSPIERVIWQQEEGPFGQLSRMFIIGHGMCGPTMMAFAREEHKRAYLPPLASGEKVWCQLFSEPAGGSDVAGLRTRAEKDGDDWVINGQKIWTSGAHYSDYGILLTRTDPTVPKHKGLTMFFLDMKSPGVEVRPIKQASGASDFNEVYFTNVRIPDHQRLGEVGDGWNVSLTTLMNERSAIGAAVSTGFPELFEYCSSLMLDDGPAIEDRAVRAKLASWAAKASGLKYTSMRAISALSKGERPGPENSIGKLVAGSMIQDVATYALDLQGAAGVISGAEDSELAGRFQAMLLRAPGTRVEGGTDEIMRNIIAERVLGLPGDIRVDKDVPFNRILTKGRG, from the coding sequence ATGAACTTCGACGACACTCTGCAAGAAGCCGAATTTCGCGCCACGGCTCGCGCCTGGATCGCGGCAAATGCGCCCAAGCAGTACGAGGAGGAGCTTCGCAAGTCCTCGCTCGGCCGCACGCAATTGAAGAACGCCAACATTCTGGAAGTGGCAAAGGCCTGGCAGAAGAAGAAGGCAGATGCCGGCTGGGCCTGCCTGCATTGGCCGAAGGAGTATGGTGGCCGCGGTTCGTCGCCGATCGAACGTGTGATCTGGCAGCAGGAAGAAGGGCCGTTCGGCCAGCTATCCCGCATGTTCATCATCGGCCACGGCATGTGCGGGCCGACCATGATGGCGTTCGCGCGCGAGGAGCATAAGCGCGCCTATTTGCCGCCACTCGCCTCCGGCGAAAAGGTCTGGTGCCAGCTGTTCTCCGAGCCCGCCGGCGGCTCCGACGTTGCGGGCCTACGCACGCGCGCCGAGAAGGATGGCGATGACTGGGTGATCAACGGCCAGAAGATCTGGACGTCGGGCGCGCACTATTCCGATTACGGCATTCTGCTCACCCGCACCGATCCGACCGTGCCCAAGCACAAGGGCCTTACCATGTTCTTCCTGGACATGAAGAGCCCTGGCGTCGAGGTGCGGCCGATCAAGCAGGCGAGCGGCGCTTCCGACTTCAACGAAGTCTATTTCACCAACGTCCGCATTCCCGATCACCAGCGCCTCGGCGAGGTCGGTGACGGCTGGAACGTCTCGCTGACCACGCTGATGAACGAGCGCAGCGCGATCGGCGCGGCCGTCTCGACCGGCTTCCCCGAGCTGTTCGAATATTGCTCCAGCCTGATGCTGGACGATGGCCCGGCAATCGAGGACCGCGCGGTGCGCGCGAAGCTGGCGAGCTGGGCGGCGAAAGCGAGCGGACTGAAATACACCAGCATGCGCGCGATCTCGGCGCTGTCGAAGGGCGAGCGTCCGGGACCGGAGAACTCCATTGGCAAGCTGGTCGCGGGCTCCATGATCCAGGATGTCGCGACCTATGCGCTGGATCTGCAAGGCGCCGCCGGTGTGATCAGCGGTGCCGAAGATTCCGAACTCGCCGGCCGCTTCCAGGCGATGCTGCTGCGCGCGCCGGGAACCCGTGTCGAAGGCGGCACTGACGAGATCATGCGCAACATCATCGCCGAGCGGGTGCTGGGCCTGCCCGGCGACATCCGTGTCGACAAGGACGTGCCGTTCAACAGGATCCTGACGAAGGGAAGAGGCTGA
- a CDS encoding methylated-DNA--[protein]-cysteine S-methyltransferase, producing the protein MTDQHFALFDSKIGLCAIAWGPRGINGTQLPMGGEQKIRTRISQRHADASEAAPTAEVQQAIDRITKLLAGEPDDLTDIPLDLDGVPDFNRGVYAIARTIPPGKTVTYGDIAKQLGGVELSRDVGQALGRNPCPIVVPCHRVLAAGNKPGGFSANGGVVTKLKMLEIEGALVNHTPSLFD; encoded by the coding sequence ATGACCGACCAGCATTTTGCCCTCTTCGACAGCAAGATCGGCCTTTGCGCCATTGCCTGGGGTCCGCGCGGCATCAACGGCACGCAACTGCCGATGGGCGGTGAGCAGAAGATCCGCACCCGCATCAGCCAGCGCCATGCCGATGCCAGCGAAGCCGCGCCGACCGCCGAAGTACAGCAGGCGATCGACCGCATCACAAAACTGCTCGCGGGCGAGCCGGATGACCTCACCGACATCCCGCTCGATCTCGATGGCGTGCCCGACTTCAACCGCGGGGTCTACGCGATCGCCCGCACCATTCCGCCGGGCAAGACCGTCACCTATGGCGACATCGCCAAGCAACTCGGCGGTGTCGAGCTGTCGCGCGACGTGGGCCAGGCGCTCGGCCGCAACCCGTGCCCGATCGTCGTGCCCTGCCATCGCGTGCTGGCGGCCGGCAACAAGCCCGGCGGCTTCTCCGCGAATGGCGGCGTGGTGACGAAGCTGAAGATGCTGGAGATCGAAGGCGCGCTGGTGAACCACACGCCGAGCTTGTTTGATTGA
- a CDS encoding enoyl-CoA hydratase/isomerase family protein, giving the protein MSQPLLIEHNDGVDTVTLNRPEHLNALDPALIDALNVYFQGLQRNRDTRVVVLKGAGKNFCAGLDLKAAMQRRAGQQEPPDVTESLDLQRRIADIVMLMRRCPQPILALVQGAAAGGGFALALASDIRIATRSARMNCAFIKLGLGGCDIGTSYFLPRLVGVSVASELILTGRFIGAERALAVGLVSEVVDEDKLAEAAEPYVDAMITASPVGLRLSKECLNMSVDAGSLEAVIAMEDRNQVLCSRSEEFSEGIRAFLEKRKPVYIRR; this is encoded by the coding sequence ATGTCCCAACCGCTGCTGATCGAGCACAATGACGGCGTCGATACCGTGACGCTCAATCGTCCGGAACACCTCAACGCGCTCGATCCTGCGCTGATCGACGCGCTCAATGTCTACTTCCAGGGCCTCCAGCGCAACCGCGACACGCGCGTCGTGGTGCTGAAGGGCGCTGGCAAGAATTTCTGTGCGGGCCTCGACCTCAAGGCTGCAATGCAGCGTCGTGCCGGGCAGCAGGAGCCGCCTGATGTCACCGAGTCGCTGGATCTGCAGCGACGCATCGCCGACATCGTGATGCTGATGCGGCGCTGTCCGCAGCCGATCCTCGCGCTGGTACAGGGCGCGGCCGCCGGCGGCGGCTTTGCACTCGCGCTCGCCTCCGATATCCGCATCGCGACGAGATCGGCGCGGATGAACTGCGCCTTCATCAAGCTCGGCCTTGGCGGCTGCGACATTGGCACCAGCTATTTCCTGCCACGCCTTGTCGGTGTCTCCGTGGCATCGGAGCTGATCCTCACCGGACGCTTCATCGGGGCCGAACGCGCACTCGCGGTCGGGCTGGTCTCCGAGGTCGTCGACGAGGACAAGCTCGCTGAGGCCGCCGAACCCTATGTCGACGCGATGATCACGGCCTCGCCCGTGGGCCTACGCCTGTCCAAAGAATGTCTCAACATGAGCGTCGATGCCGGATCGCTGGAAGCCGTAATCGCGATGGAGGATCGCAACCAGGTCCTGTGCAGCCGCTCCGAGGAATTTTCGGAAGGCATCAGGGCCTTCCTTGAGAAGCGAAAGCCTGTCTATATCAGGCGCTGA
- a CDS encoding TetR family transcriptional regulator: MLVAASELMIERSSIEISLSDIAQKSGANAALVKYHFGNKDGLLLALLERDAGTELSNLEYLLAQPITPTAKLKLHIGGIIRAYHRFPYMNRLIHYLLHESVAGSADEVSKFFVAPLLDFHRRLLAEGVSQGEFRATDPVLFYTSLIGACDHLFFGRHAMSRATGVGPVTDDVCRQYIKHMETLICGGILTNIEEAAAAG; encoded by the coding sequence TTGCTCGTGGCCGCGAGCGAGCTGATGATCGAACGCTCCTCGATCGAGATTTCCCTGAGCGACATCGCCCAGAAGTCCGGCGCCAACGCCGCGCTGGTCAAATATCACTTCGGCAACAAGGACGGCCTGCTGCTGGCGCTGCTCGAGCGCGACGCAGGAACGGAACTGTCCAACCTGGAATATCTGCTGGCGCAGCCGATCACGCCGACCGCGAAGCTGAAGCTGCACATCGGCGGCATCATCCGCGCCTATCACCGGTTTCCCTACATGAACCGGTTGATTCACTATCTGCTGCACGAGAGCGTCGCGGGCTCCGCGGACGAAGTCTCGAAATTCTTCGTCGCACCGCTGCTGGATTTCCATCGCCGCCTGCTCGCCGAAGGCGTCAGTCAGGGCGAATTCCGCGCCACCGATCCCGTGCTGTTCTACACCAGCCTGATCGGCGCCTGCGATCATTTGTTCTTCGGCCGGCACGCGATGTCACGCGCGACCGGCGTCGGCCCGGTCACCGACGACGTCTGCCGGCAATATATCAAGCACATGGAAACGCTGATCTGCGGCGGCATTCTCACGAATATCGAGGAAGCCGCCGCGGCCGGATGA
- a CDS encoding alpha/beta fold hydrolase: MQSLHVNGYDMPYLDVGEDRGRPPLVCVHGSLNDFRVWGCVLGPLSQRHRLMAVSLRHFFPDRWDGVGDTYSIAQHVDDVIAFIEELDLGPVDLMGHSRGGHICFRVAQGRPDLLRRLVLAEPGGELDASLDPDYAGGPSPLLARFTASAEKIAAGDIDGGLAVFVDTLEGPGTWPRLPALVKQNLRDNAFTLIGQVRDNRPPFSRADAESIRMPTLFILGARTKGLLPKVLHALAAHVPYSRTAVIPNATHPMFEQAPQKFSELVLDFLAG, encoded by the coding sequence ATGCAAAGCCTCCACGTCAACGGATACGACATGCCCTATCTCGACGTGGGCGAAGACCGAGGGCGGCCGCCGCTGGTCTGCGTGCATGGTTCGCTCAACGACTTTCGTGTCTGGGGCTGCGTGCTCGGTCCGCTGTCCCAGCGGCACCGGCTGATGGCCGTCAGCCTGCGGCACTTCTTCCCCGATCGCTGGGATGGCGTTGGCGACACCTATTCGATCGCCCAGCATGTCGACGACGTCATCGCCTTCATCGAGGAGCTCGACCTCGGCCCGGTTGATTTGATGGGCCATTCCCGCGGCGGGCACATCTGCTTCCGCGTGGCGCAGGGGCGGCCGGACCTGCTCCGGCGGCTGGTGCTGGCCGAGCCCGGCGGGGAGCTCGACGCGAGCCTCGATCCAGACTATGCCGGCGGCCCCTCGCCGTTGCTGGCGCGGTTCACGGCCTCGGCCGAGAAGATCGCGGCCGGCGACATCGACGGCGGCCTTGCAGTCTTCGTCGACACGCTGGAAGGGCCCGGCACCTGGCCGCGGCTGCCGGCCCTGGTGAAGCAGAATCTGCGTGACAACGCCTTCACGCTGATCGGCCAGGTCCGCGACAACCGCCCGCCGTTCTCGAGGGCCGACGCGGAGTCCATCAGGATGCCGACGCTGTTCATCCTGGGCGCGCGGACCAAGGGCCTGCTGCCGAAAGTGCTGCATGCGCTCGCGGCGCATGTGCCGTATTCCAGGACGGCGGTCATCCCAAACGCAACGCACCCGATGTTCGAGCAGGCGCCGCAGAAATTCTCCGAACTGGTGCTGGATTTTCTGGCGGGCTGA
- a CDS encoding acyl-CoA synthetase codes for MTHPSIHARATPDKIAYQMAGTGKAITYRELDELSNQGAHLFRSLGLKAGDHIALLMENRLAFMEICWAAQRSGLYYTAISRYLKQDEIDYIIADCGAKVVITTPKCADQIKTLIKGAPGEPVFYMMDEPQAGFRSYDKEAAAQPTTPIADEVAGYDMLYSSGTTGRPKGIKKAFEGKPIDEPNAFLRVLCASMCGMNAETIYLSPAPLYHAAPLRFNMMAVLLGGTSIIMEHFDAEDFLKLVEKYKVTQAQLVPTMFVRMLKLPNEVRNRYEVSTLKGAIHAAAPCPVEVKAKMIEWWGPILIEYYAGSEGNGVTVCNSKEWLEHRGSVGRAVVGKIKILDENDEELPTGEIGTVYFADAPVFAYHNDPEKTKKAYNAKGWSTLGDVGYLDRDGFLFLTDRKSYMIISGGVNIYPQETEDVLITHPEVADVAVFGVPNEEMGEEVKAVVQPHDPKRAGKELEADLIAYCRSRLSTIKCPRSIDFEAELPRTPTGKLVKRHLRDKYWPMAAAKI; via the coding sequence ATGACACACCCCTCCATCCACGCCCGCGCCACACCCGACAAGATCGCCTATCAAATGGCCGGGACCGGCAAGGCGATTACCTATCGCGAGCTCGACGAGCTCTCGAACCAGGGCGCGCACCTGTTCCGCTCGCTCGGGCTGAAGGCCGGCGACCACATCGCGCTGCTGATGGAGAACCGCCTCGCCTTTATGGAGATCTGCTGGGCTGCGCAACGCAGCGGGCTCTATTACACCGCGATCAGCCGCTATTTAAAGCAGGACGAGATCGACTACATCATCGCCGATTGCGGCGCCAAGGTCGTGATCACGACACCGAAATGTGCCGACCAGATCAAGACGCTGATCAAGGGTGCGCCCGGCGAGCCGGTCTTCTACATGATGGACGAGCCGCAAGCCGGCTTCCGCTCCTACGACAAGGAAGCCGCCGCACAGCCGACAACCCCGATTGCCGACGAGGTTGCCGGCTATGACATGCTGTATTCGTCGGGCACCACGGGCCGGCCCAAGGGTATCAAGAAGGCTTTCGAGGGCAAGCCGATCGACGAGCCGAACGCGTTTCTGCGCGTGCTCTGCGCCAGCATGTGCGGCATGAACGCCGAGACTATTTATCTCTCACCGGCACCGCTCTATCACGCCGCTCCCTTGCGCTTCAACATGATGGCGGTCCTGCTCGGCGGCACCTCCATCATCATGGAGCACTTTGACGCCGAAGATTTCCTGAAACTGGTCGAAAAGTACAAGGTGACCCAGGCGCAGCTGGTGCCGACCATGTTCGTGCGCATGCTGAAGCTGCCGAACGAGGTCCGTAACCGCTACGAAGTCTCGACACTGAAGGGCGCGATCCACGCCGCCGCCCCCTGCCCGGTCGAGGTCAAGGCCAAGATGATCGAATGGTGGGGGCCGATCCTGATCGAATATTACGCGGGCTCCGAAGGCAACGGCGTCACCGTCTGCAACTCGAAAGAATGGCTGGAGCACCGCGGCAGCGTCGGCCGCGCCGTGGTCGGCAAGATCAAGATTCTGGACGAGAACGATGAGGAGCTGCCGACGGGCGAGATCGGCACGGTCTATTTCGCCGATGCGCCGGTTTTCGCCTATCACAACGATCCCGAGAAGACGAAGAAGGCCTATAACGCAAAAGGCTGGTCGACGCTCGGCGACGTCGGCTATCTCGACAGGGATGGCTTTCTCTTTCTCACCGACCGCAAGTCCTACATGATCATCTCGGGCGGCGTGAACATTTACCCGCAGGAGACCGAGGACGTGCTCATCACCCACCCCGAGGTCGCCGACGTCGCCGTGTTCGGTGTGCCGAACGAGGAGATGGGCGAAGAGGTCAAGGCGGTGGTGCAGCCGCACGATCCCAAGCGCGCCGGCAAGGAGCTCGAGGCCGACCTGATCGCCTATTGCAGGAGCCGCCTCTCGACGATCAAATGCCCGCGCTCGATCGATTTCGAAGCCGAGCTGCCGCGCACGCCCACTGGGAAGCTGGTGAAGCGGCATTTGCGCGACAAATATTGGCCGATGGCGGCGGCGAAGATCTAG
- a CDS encoding AMP-binding protein has product MSGSAAAVMTKPTFRKVKWLARDIDVERRDDGTVVLKSRIPLQTYEKHIPASLAKWAKEAPERIWLAQRGGPNREWRKLSYGEAKRTVDALTQGLLNLALDGRPVAILSGNSIEHALMTQAAMQARVPAAPVSPAYSLMSHDHVTLKYLFDLIKPGVVMVQDGPTFEKALKALDLTGVTVVHVSRPCEGIESVSFAELAATAVTADVEVSIAKITPETVGKLLFTSGSTGMPKAVINTQAMMCANAAMMMQVRPRDPGGPISTMLDWMPWNHTMGGNAAFHPILVDGGTLYIDDGRPMPGQFDETLRNLREISPTYYANVPAGYAALAAAMEKDDALCRSFFKNLSIMAYGGARLPDDLYDRMQALAVKTTGERIVFYTGWGSTETAPTSTGTYWDTERVGLIGLPFPGVELKMVPCGSKYELRLRGVNVTPGYFGQPDLTKKMFDEEGFYCIGDAGIFVDDTDPVKGIIFAGRVVEDFKLTTGTFVHVGSLRTDAIAAATPVVHDALVAGQDRAFIGLLAWPNLHACRQLVGNPDLSFEDAVKHPEVIACFRRGLEAHNKECEGASSRIIARAMLMAEPPSIDGNELTDKGYINQRAGLERRAGLVERLYAENPDRDVIILK; this is encoded by the coding sequence ATGAGTGGAAGCGCGGCGGCGGTGATGACGAAACCCACCTTTCGCAAGGTCAAGTGGCTTGCGCGCGACATCGACGTCGAGCGCCGCGACGACGGCACGGTGGTGCTGAAGTCGCGCATCCCGCTGCAGACCTACGAGAAGCATATTCCGGCTTCGCTGGCAAAATGGGCGAAGGAAGCGCCAGAGCGGATCTGGCTTGCCCAGCGCGGTGGCCCGAACCGCGAATGGCGCAAATTGTCCTATGGCGAAGCCAAGCGCACCGTGGATGCGCTGACGCAGGGCCTGCTCAATCTCGCGCTCGATGGCCGCCCGGTCGCGATCCTCTCCGGCAATTCGATCGAGCACGCGTTGATGACGCAGGCCGCGATGCAGGCGCGCGTCCCTGCCGCGCCGGTCTCGCCGGCCTACTCATTGATGAGCCATGATCACGTCACGCTGAAATACCTGTTCGACCTCATCAAGCCCGGCGTGGTGATGGTGCAGGACGGCCCAACCTTCGAGAAGGCGCTGAAAGCGCTCGATCTCACCGGCGTCACCGTCGTTCACGTCTCGCGGCCCTGCGAGGGTATCGAGAGCGTCAGCTTCGCCGAGCTCGCGGCGACAGCCGTGACCGCCGATGTCGAAGTGTCGATCGCGAAGATCACGCCTGAGACCGTCGGCAAACTGCTGTTCACGTCAGGTTCGACCGGCATGCCCAAGGCCGTCATCAACACGCAAGCGATGATGTGCGCCAATGCGGCGATGATGATGCAGGTACGGCCGCGCGATCCCGGCGGTCCGATCTCGACCATGCTGGACTGGATGCCCTGGAACCACACCATGGGCGGCAATGCGGCGTTCCATCCGATCCTGGTCGATGGCGGCACGCTCTATATCGATGACGGCCGGCCGATGCCGGGCCAGTTCGATGAGACGCTGCGCAATCTGCGCGAGATCTCGCCGACCTATTACGCCAACGTCCCCGCGGGCTATGCCGCGCTCGCCGCCGCCATGGAAAAGGACGACGCGCTGTGCCGATCCTTCTTCAAGAACCTCTCGATCATGGCTTATGGCGGCGCGCGACTGCCGGATGATCTCTACGACCGCATGCAGGCCCTCGCCGTGAAGACCACCGGTGAGCGCATCGTGTTCTACACCGGGTGGGGCTCGACCGAGACCGCGCCGACATCGACCGGTACCTATTGGGACACCGAACGCGTCGGCCTGATCGGCCTGCCGTTCCCCGGCGTCGAGTTGAAGATGGTGCCCTGCGGCTCGAAATACGAGCTGCGTCTGCGCGGCGTCAACGTCACGCCGGGCTATTTCGGCCAGCCTGACCTGACGAAGAAGATGTTCGACGAGGAAGGCTTTTATTGCATCGGCGACGCCGGAATCTTCGTCGACGACACCGATCCGGTGAAGGGCATCATCTTTGCCGGGCGCGTCGTCGAGGATTTCAAGCTGACCACCGGCACCTTCGTCCATGTCGGTTCGCTCCGTACGGATGCGATCGCCGCCGCGACGCCCGTCGTGCATGACGCGCTGGTCGCGGGGCAGGATCGTGCCTTCATCGGCCTGCTGGCGTGGCCGAACCTGCATGCCTGCCGCCAGCTCGTCGGCAATCCCGATCTCAGCTTCGAGGATGCAGTGAAGCATCCCGAGGTGATCGCTTGCTTCAGGCGCGGGCTGGAGGCTCACAACAAGGAGTGCGAAGGCGCCAGCAGCCGTATCATCGCGCGCGCCATGCTGATGGCGGAACCGCCATCGATCGACGGTAACGAGCTCACCGACAAGGGTTACATCAACCAGCGCGCCGGCCTGGAGCGCCGCGCCGGGCTGGTGGAGCGCCTTTATGCGGAGAATCCTGATCGGGACGTCATCATTCTCAAGTAA
- a CDS encoding acetyl-CoA C-acetyltransferase yields the protein MAEAYIVAAARTAGGRKGGRLAGWHPADLAAKVLDELVDRTKVDPALVEDVIMGCVMQVGEQSNNVARNAIMASKLPESVPGTSIDRQCGSSQQALHFAAQAVMSGAMDVVIAAGVESMTRVPMGLSSQLPAKNGFGNYKSPGIEQRYPNIVFSQFTGAEMMAEKYGLSKDELDEYSYNSHQRAIAATQAGRFKTEIVPLEITRADGSKDTHHIDEGIRFDATLDGIKGVKLIAENGKLSAASASQICDGASGVMVVNERGLKQLGVKPLARVHHMTMMGGDPVIMLDAPLHATKRALEKAGMAIDDIDLFEVNEAFASVPTAWLKTTGADSERLNVNGGAIALGHPLGGSGTKLMTTLVHALHQRGKRYGLQTMCEGGGMANVTIVERL from the coding sequence ATGGCCGAGGCTTATATCGTCGCCGCTGCGCGTACCGCCGGTGGGCGCAAGGGGGGCCGCCTCGCCGGATGGCATCCGGCCGATCTCGCCGCGAAGGTGCTGGACGAGTTGGTCGACCGCACCAAGGTCGATCCCGCGCTGGTCGAGGATGTGATCATGGGCTGCGTCATGCAGGTCGGCGAGCAGTCCAACAACGTGGCGCGCAACGCCATCATGGCCTCGAAACTGCCGGAGAGCGTGCCGGGCACCTCGATCGACCGCCAATGCGGCTCGTCGCAGCAGGCGCTGCATTTTGCTGCGCAGGCCGTTATGTCGGGCGCGATGGACGTGGTGATCGCCGCCGGCGTGGAATCGATGACGCGCGTGCCGATGGGCCTGTCGTCGCAGCTTCCCGCCAAGAACGGCTTTGGCAATTACAAGAGCCCGGGTATCGAGCAGCGTTATCCCAACATCGTGTTCAGCCAGTTCACCGGCGCCGAGATGATGGCCGAGAAGTACGGCCTCTCCAAGGATGAGCTCGACGAGTACTCCTACAACAGTCATCAGCGCGCGATCGCGGCGACGCAGGCCGGCCGTTTCAAGACGGAGATCGTGCCGCTTGAGATCACCCGCGCCGACGGCTCCAAGGACACCCACCACATCGACGAGGGCATCCGCTTCGACGCCACACTCGACGGCATCAAGGGCGTCAAGCTGATCGCCGAGAATGGCAAGCTCTCCGCGGCCAGCGCCAGCCAGATCTGCGACGGCGCTTCCGGCGTGATGGTGGTGAACGAGCGTGGCCTGAAGCAGCTCGGCGTGAAGCCGCTGGCGCGCGTCCACCACATGACCATGATGGGTGGCGATCCCGTGATCATGCTCGACGCACCGCTGCACGCCACCAAGCGCGCGCTGGAGAAGGCCGGCATGGCGATCGACGACATCGACCTGTTCGAGGTCAACGAGGCCTTTGCCTCGGTGCCGACCGCGTGGCTGAAGACCACCGGCGCCGATTCGGAACGTCTCAATGTCAATGGCGGCGCCATCGCGCTCGGCCATCCGCTCGGCGGCTCCGGCACCAAGCTGATGACGACGCTGGTGCATGCCTTGCATCAGCGCGGCAAACGCTATGGCCTGCAGACCATGTGCGAAGGCGGCGGCATGGCGAATGTGACGATCGTGGAGCGGCTGTAA
- a CDS encoding SDR family NAD(P)-dependent oxidoreductase, protein MQLKDVAVLITGGGSGLGAATARAMAAKGAKIGVIDQSKENAEKVAAEVKGIALHADVTSEEQIKAAIANAEAAHGVARVLMNCAGIGGSQRIVGRDGVYPLEKFARIINVNLIGTFNCLRLFAERLVTIEPVGEERGVIVNTASVAAYEGQIGQIAYAASKGGVVGLTLPAARDLASQKIRVNTIAPGLFLTPLLMGLNEEARKSLGAQVPHPARLGDANEYGSLAVHIVENPMLNGETIRLDGAIRMAPR, encoded by the coding sequence ATGCAGTTGAAAGACGTAGCCGTTCTCATCACCGGCGGCGGGTCGGGCCTTGGTGCCGCGACCGCCCGCGCCATGGCCGCCAAGGGCGCCAAGATCGGCGTGATCGACCAGAGCAAGGAAAACGCCGAGAAGGTCGCCGCCGAAGTGAAGGGCATCGCGCTTCATGCCGACGTCACCAGCGAGGAGCAGATCAAGGCGGCGATCGCCAATGCGGAAGCCGCGCACGGCGTCGCGCGCGTGCTGATGAACTGCGCCGGCATCGGCGGCTCGCAGCGCATCGTCGGCCGCGATGGAGTCTACCCGCTGGAAAAGTTCGCGCGCATCATCAACGTCAATTTGATCGGCACGTTCAACTGCCTGCGTCTGTTCGCCGAGCGCTTGGTCACGATCGAGCCGGTCGGTGAAGAGCGCGGCGTCATCGTCAACACTGCTTCGGTCGCGGCTTACGAAGGCCAGATCGGCCAGATCGCCTATGCAGCGTCGAAGGGCGGCGTCGTCGGTCTCACGCTGCCGGCCGCGCGCGACCTCGCGAGCCAGAAGATCCGCGTCAACACCATCGCCCCCGGGCTATTTCTGACGCCGCTGCTGATGGGCTTGAACGAAGAGGCCCGCAAGAGCCTCGGTGCCCAGGTGCCGCATCCCGCGCGTCTCGGCGACGCCAATGAATACGGGTCGCTGGCCGTGCACATCGTCGAGAACCCAATGCTCAATGGCGAAACCATTCGCCTCGACGGCGCGATCCGCATGGCGCCGCGGTAG
- a CDS encoding acyl-CoA dehydrogenase family protein: MNFDFSDDQKQLRDQARKFLTEKCPPKAVRAVLDGKAPYDKDLWKGLAEMGFLGVAIPEEFGGAGAGHLELCVIAEEMGRANAPVPFSSTVYLAAEALLIAGSDAQKKKWLLAIASGEAIGTLALFEGKGNPSPKTIKLTAANGMLNGVKKPVADGAIADFAVVAARTGSSGRDGDISLFIVDLRAGGVEVKSLTNLDPTRGQAEITFRDCKAEPLGAAGEGWSILTQVLDRAAVLCAFEQVGGSDRALEMGRDYALDRIAFGRQIGSFQAVKHMLADMYVSATLARSNSYYGAWALSTNAAELPEAAAAARISATQAFQHCAKNNIQVHGGMGFTWEFDCHMYYRRANAMALGLGSLSYWEDQLIDRMRKKNAA, from the coding sequence ATGAACTTCGATTTCTCCGACGACCAGAAGCAGCTCCGCGACCAGGCGCGCAAATTCCTCACCGAGAAGTGCCCACCGAAGGCGGTGCGCGCAGTTCTCGACGGCAAGGCGCCGTACGACAAGGACCTGTGGAAAGGCCTCGCCGAGATGGGTTTTCTCGGTGTCGCAATCCCGGAGGAATTCGGCGGCGCGGGCGCCGGTCATCTCGAACTTTGCGTGATCGCCGAAGAAATGGGCCGGGCGAACGCGCCGGTGCCGTTTTCCTCCACCGTCTATCTGGCTGCCGAGGCGCTGCTGATCGCCGGCAGTGACGCGCAGAAGAAGAAATGGTTGCTGGCGATTGCCTCGGGCGAGGCGATCGGAACGCTGGCGCTGTTCGAGGGAAAAGGCAATCCGTCACCGAAGACCATCAAGCTGACGGCTGCGAATGGCATGCTCAACGGTGTCAAGAAGCCGGTCGCCGATGGCGCGATCGCGGACTTCGCGGTGGTCGCGGCACGCACGGGATCGAGCGGGCGCGACGGCGACATCTCCTTGTTCATTGTCGATCTCAGGGCCGGCGGAGTCGAGGTGAAAAGCCTGACCAATCTCGATCCGACCCGCGGACAGGCCGAGATCACTTTCAGGGATTGCAAGGCCGAGCCGCTGGGCGCGGCCGGCGAAGGCTGGAGCATCTTGACTCAAGTGCTCGATCGCGCCGCGGTGCTCTGCGCATTCGAGCAGGTGGGCGGCTCCGACCGCGCGCTGGAGATGGGCCGCGACTACGCGCTCGACCGCATCGCCTTCGGGCGACAGATCGGCTCGTTCCAGGCCGTCAAGCACATGCTGGCGGACATGTACGTGTCGGCGACGCTGGCGCGTTCCAACAGCTATTACGGCGCCTGGGCGCTCTCGACCAACGCCGCGGAGCTGCCGGAAGCCGCCGCCGCGGCCCGCATCAGCGCGACGCAGGCGTTCCAGCACTGCGCCAAGAACAACATCCAGGTTCACGGCGGCATGGGTTTCACCTGGGAGTTCGACTGCCACATGTACTACCGCCGCGCCAACGCGATGGCGCTCGGGCTCGGCAGCCTGTCCTATTGGGAAGACCAGTTGATCGACCGCATGCGCAAGAAGAACGCGGCGTAG